The Naumovozyma dairenensis CBS 421 chromosome 11, complete genome genome includes a window with the following:
- the UFD4 gene encoding putative ubiquitin-protein ligase UFD4 (similar to Saccharomyces cerevisiae UFD4 (YKL010C); ancestral locus Anc_2.497), with amino-acid sequence MDDHDMSEEDESFYSDAHSYREEHDILHEHDEGDNDEEEDYGMTSTDNGDGIDDDEDESDGENESHDGDDEHNDDHVSGRYANLQSALDRISQLRADAQGNPDTPNNSQFGMFPELLSMLREGGISNLNGGGADEEKSRLDKLIENVTNANDDPYFAMESLREISENLLMTNQFVLDRTLSVKKLLRSIIGVLDSPILQGELELQMQACRCLYNLFEINPDTVSMAVHQDIIPILQNKLLEINFIDLAEQVLETLEFISRVHGRDILLSGKLSHYIQYFDFFTIHAQRKAIAIVSNACCRVKLNDFPTVQDVFLSLNNIFVNTADEDIITKILNIVYAAAGQFTKDSMLDDLFTENILNHLIQMISGTDTTLQNKLKCIDILSQSALVSGKLARALIEVQDLCPMFENCFNEYKKTPNTPLHEILMFVPKSLLKSVARLLVSLFPAEKDQVLSECDHKKIIPLDNEEKLNLLLKNTTPLLVEIYINTVDFDVRRYVLIALARVVSCMNKSTAADVCKYLVRLIGSVLAQVEPSLRNDESNSIEINSSLIGVVSILQIVVTDFSDIYLSQVKREGVVELVNKIANHFRKINNCTDENSRTSVNDHDIESAGEIPPKENLDGRGHSESEEDGDGEEEEEEDDEYDHHGFGLGFSDGDIPDSVKPKKLKFNICKKLALNNLEAKTCQITEDLLSIFGTAQKVQLNELKDIEKLVTELHSLDIHFNCTKDEDWLQFWTTLQNHIFCGSFELSGFELVSTGLASALSEFLSRYEDWLSVSHRAFNKVFGENNFKKFVGILHAALNRVESFNILECGLQGEESGVASLSKQIRITLQYEGPVINGLDSSFTSPTVSIHSISSFATLNEFLRHRFARAQFLNTIIPNVANSEEATSSTNDFEGLKNLSFEFSYNNADIAMTDTIFGAIAKGLKKENKDIADMWKQAPSIIYRKNETASSVSRSEEEEEGREQERCLAIIYSDRTMVDSKSTELKSSHHVLTLLKFAKQDNSEHDIFINSKISAKLSRQLDEPLIVASGILPDWTLQLTREYSFLFPISTRLLFLRCTSFGYARLIEFWKHRNDGSKNINNDEQLQLLGRTVRHKLRISRNTIFLTGLKILSKYGSSPSILEIEYQDEIGTGLGPTLEFYATLSKEFAKKPLKMWRTDDYASKVEEQGDDTDYISELLFPAPIDLKADNAKLLELFEFLGTFIGRSMLDSRILDFRFNKLFFEFTHKRYRKMDLVDTCNDFESLCTKLSLVDAQLSRSLHYLYENKGDDDKISSLTLTFVLPGTDIELIENGANILVNSINVEDFIAKVLSYVLDTGIVQQLDAFIKGFSKVFPYVGLLSLMPDELVELFGRVEEDWSPKTLYSCISADHGYTIDSPTIHELIAIMADFDGQERRLFTQFLTGSPKLPIGGFRGLKPKFTVVLKHAEYDLTPDQYLPSVMTCANYLKLPKYSDQQIMRSRLKQAMEEGSGAFLLS; translated from the coding sequence ATGGACGATCACGACATGtctgaagaagatgaaagtTTTTACTCCGATGCTCATTCGTATCGAGAAGAGCATGATATTCTCCATGAGCACGATGAAGGGGACaatgacgaagaagaagactACGGTATGACCAGTACTGATAATGGTGATGGTATTGATGACGACGAAGATGAAAGTGATGGAGAAAATGAAAGCCATGATGGCGACGATGAACATAACGATGACCATGTTAGTGGAAGATACGCCAACTTACAATCAGCCTTAGATAGAATTAGCCAATTAAGAGCTGACGCTCAAGGAAACCCTGACACACCAAACAATAGCCAATTTGGTATGTTCCCAGAATTGCTTTCCATGTTAAGAGAAGGCGGAATCAGTAATTTGAATGGGGGAGGTGCGGATGAGGAAAAATCAAGACTTGATAAGCTGATTGAGAACGTTACTAATGCTAACGATGATCCATATTTTGCCATGGAAAGCTTGAGAGAAATATCAGAGAATTTACTAATGACCAACCAATTTGTATTGGATAGGACATTGTCCgtgaagaaattattaagaaGTATCATAGGTGTGTTAGACAGCCCCATTCTACAAGGTGAATTAGAACTGCAAATGCAGGCTTGCAGATGTCTTTATAATCTGTTTGAAATCAATCCCGATACAGTTAGCATGGCTGTCCACCAAGATATTATCCCAATTCTGCAAAATAAACTACTGGAAATTAACTTTATAGATTTGGCAGAACAAGTTCTAGAGACCTTAGAATTTATTTCAAGAGTTCATGGTAGAGATATTCTACTTTCGGGAAAGCTATCTCATTATATTCAGTATTTCGATTTCTTCACTATCCATGCTCAAAGGAAAGCCATTGCCATCGTTTCAAATGCTTGCTGCCGTGtcaaattgaatgatttcCCTACAGTTCAGGACGTATTCTTGTCGTTAAACAATATTTTCGTCAATACAGCGGATGAGGATATTATAACTAAAATTCTAAATATAGTCTATGCTGCAGCCGGGCAATTCACGAAGGATTCAATGttagatgatttatttacaGAGAATATCTTGAACCACTTGATCCAAATGATATCTGGTACTGATACAACTCTCCagaacaaattgaaatgtATAGATATTTTATCTCAATCGGCGTTAGTTAGTGGGAAACTAGCAAGAGCACTTATTGAAGTTCAAGATCTTTGTCCCATGTTTGAAAATTGTTTCAATGAATACAAGAAAACACCTAATACCCCATTGCATGAGATTTTAATGTTTGTTCCTAAAAGCTTATTAAAAAGTGTAGCCAGATTACTGGTGTCATTGTTCCCAGCTGAAAAAGATCAAGTATTGTCTGAATGTGATCATAAAAAGATAATACCCTTAGATAACGAAGAAAAACTGAACCTACTTCTGAAGAATACGACTCCTTTGCTGGTTGAAATCTATATCAATACGGTTGATTTCGATGTTAGAAGATATGTTCTAATCGCGTTGGCGAGAGTTGTTTCATGTATGAATAAATCCACGGCCGCTGATGTCTGTAAATATCTCGTTAGGCTAATTGGCTCAGTTTTAGCACAAGTTGAACCGTCCTTAAGGAACGATGAATCCAACTCTATTGAGATAAATAGTTCATTAATAGGAGTTGTTTCTATTTTACAAATAGTTGTTACCGATTTTTCTGACATCTATCTATCACAAGTTAAAAGAGAAGGTGTCGTTGAATTGGTCAATAAAATTGCCAACCATTTTAGAAAGATTAATAATTGTACAGATGAGAATTCAAGAACAAGTGTTAATGACCATGATATAGAAAGTGCCGGCGAAATACCTCCTAAGGAAAATCTTGATGGTAGGGGACATTCTGAGAGCGAAGAGGATGGAGATGgcgaagaagaagaagaagaagatgatgaatatgatcATCATGGATTCGGTTTGGGATTCAGTGATGGAGATATTCCAGATTCCGTTAAAccaaagaaattgaaattcaaCATCTGTAAAAAATTAGCACTCAATAATCTCGAAGCTAAGACATGCCAAATAACggaagatttattatctatttTTGGTACCGCTCAAAAGGTCCAACTGAATGAGttgaaagatattgaaaagttaGTCACTGAACTTCATTCATTAGATATACACTTTAATTGTACTAAAGACGAAGATTGGCTCCAGTTTTGGACAACGTTACaaaatcatattttctGTGGGAGTTTCGAACTTTCTGGATTTGAGCTAGTTTCAACAGGCCTGGCCTCAGCTTTGTCTGAGTTTTTAAGTAGATATGAGGATTGGTTAAGTGTGTCTCATAGAGCTTTCAACAAAGTATTTGGagaaaataatttcaagaaGTTCGTTGGAATTTTGCATGCAGCTTTGAACAGAGTggaatcatttaatattttagaaTGTGGTTTACAAGGAGAAGAAAGTGGTGTTGCATCATTAAGTAAACAAATACGGATTACCTTACAATATGAAGGACCTGTTATAAACGGCCTTGACTCTTCGTTTACTTCTCCAACAGTTTCGATACATAGTATCTCTTCATTTGCTACCCTGAATGAATTCCTAAGACATCGTTTTGCGAGAGCACAATTTTTGAATACAATCATTCCGAATGTGGCCAATTCTGAAGAAGCCACTTCTTCTACAAATGACTTTGAAGGTCTTAAAAACTTGAGTTTTGAATTCAGTTATAATAATGCAGACATAGCGATGACGGATACTATCTTTGGGGCAATTGCTAAAGggttgaagaaagaaaacaaagacATTGCAGATATGTGGAAACAGGCGCCAagtattatatatagaaaaaacGAAACAGCAAGTTCAGTATCAAGGtcagaggaagaagaagaaggacGGGAACAAGAGAGATGTTTAgcaataatatattctgATAGAACTATGGTTGACTCCAAATCTACTGAATTAAAATCGTCTCATCATGTGTTAACACTATTGAAGTTTGCCAAACAAGACAACTCCGAAcatgatattttcattaattcgAAAATTAGTGCCAAGTTATCAAGACAATTAGATGAGCCATTAATTGTAGCTAGTGGAATATTACCAGATTGGACATTACAATTGACTAGAGAATATTCCTTTCTTTTCCCAATTTCGACAAGGCTATTATTCTTACGTTGTACGTCTTTTGGTTACGCAagattaattgaattttggaAACATAGAAATGATGGCtccaaaaatataaacaatgACGAGCAACTACAATTGTTAGGAAGAACTGTCAGACATAAATTAAGGATTTCAAGAAATACAATATTCTTGACAGgtttaaagattttaagTAAATACGGCTCCTCCCCAAGCATTCTAGAGATTGAATATCAGGATGAGATTGGTACTGGTTTAGGTCCAACATTGGAATTTTATGCCACTTTATCTAAAGAATTTGCCAAGAAACCTTTGAAAATGTGGCGTACCGATGATTATGCTTCTAAAGTTGAAGAACAGGGAGACGATACGGATTATATTTCAGAGCTTTTATTCCCTGCACCAATAGATTTAAAGGCTGACAATGCCAAATTACTTGAgctttttgaatttttagGTACATTTATTGGGAGATCGATGCTCGATTCAAGAATTCTTGATTTCAGATTTAATAaacttttctttgaatttacGCATAAGAGATATAGGAAGATGGATTTGGTAGACACAtgtaatgattttgaaagtCTATGCACTAAACTTTCACTTGTTGACGCACAACTGTCACGATCTCTGCACTATCTCTATGAAAATaaaggtgatgatgataagatTAGTTCATTGACCTTAACATTTGTGTTACCAGGAACTGAcattgaattgattgaaaacGGAGCAAACATCCTTGTTAATAGCATTAATGTTGAAGATTTCATCGCGAAAGTTCTTTCTTATGTATTAGATACTGGGATAGTGCAACAATTAGATGCATTCATAAAGGGATTCTCTAAAGTATTCCCCTACGTTGGTCTTTTGTCGCTAATGCCAGACGAATTAGTTGAATTATTCGGTCGTGTTGAAGAAGATTGGTCTCCCAAAACTTTATATAGTTGTATTAGTGCAGATCATGGATATACCATTGATTCACCAACGATACATGAGTTGATTGCAATAATGGCAGATTTTGATGGGCAAGAAAGAAGACTTTTTACACAATTTTTGACTGGTTCACCTAAGTTACCTATTGGAGGGTTCCGTGGTTTAAAGCCTAAGTTCACAGTTGTTTTGAAACATGCGGAATATGATTTAACCCCGGATCAATATCTACCAAGTGTTATGACCTGTgcaaattatttgaaactACCTAAATATAGCGACCAACAAATAATGCGCTCGAGGCTAAAACAGGCAATGGAAGAAGGTTCTGGGGCATTCTTATTATCGTAG
- the LAC1 gene encoding sphingosine N-acyltransferase LAC1 (similar to Saccharomyces cerevisiae LAG1 (YHL003C) and LAC1 (YKL008C); ancestral locus Anc_2.501) — protein sequence MSGSPAPFPRPPLKPMTSTGSKLSVRMGTTRARRTSSVGRIDLGDTVSGLGTMFETKESRTASKKRMLQLTEASKNDKDLIKKFWLSFREMNYRHTWIAPLIILIIVYSAYFTSGNRTQTNPLHKFVAISYRVGDTEEYAKGINDLAFVFYYMIFFTFLREFLLDIVLRPIPELLNAQTEHKKKRILEQMFYIVYYGFSAPFGLYIMYHSDLWFFKTAPMYETYPDLTNPKLFKIFYLGQAAFWAQQACVLVLQLEKPRKDHTEMIFHHIVTLLLVWASYVFHFTKMGLAVYITMDFSDFFLSLSKIFNYLDSPFTPPVFFIFVVCWIYLRHVVNIRILWSVLTEFKTVGDYVLDFATQQYKCWISLPIVFVLIAALQLVNLYWLFLIFRILYRMVWKGIVEDTRSDSESDSEEPTTPSADEKKGL from the coding sequence ATGTCAGGATCTCCTGCACCTTTCCCTCGTCCTCCACTCAAACCAATGACCTCGACAGGAAGTAAGCTCTCTGTTAGAATGGGAACCACCAGAGCAAGACGTACATCTTCCGTTGGAAGAATCGATCTTGGTGATACTGTTTCTGGTCTTGGTACGATGTTCGAGACAAAAGAATCTAGAACAGCTTCCAAGAAGAGAATGTTACAATTGACTGAAGCTTCAAAGAATGATAAGGATctaattaagaaattttgGTTATCATTCAGGGAAATGAACTATCGTCATACTTGGATCGCTCCGTTGATCATCTTAATCATCGTTTATAGTGCATACTTCACTTCAGGTAACAGAACTCAAACAAATCCACTGCATAAATTTGTAGCCATATCTTATAGAGTTGGCGACACAGAAGAATACGCTAAGGGCATTAACGATCTAGCGTTTGTCTTCTACTATATGATCTTCTTCACTTTCTTAAGAGAATTCCTCTTAGATATAGTGCTTAGACCAATCCCTGAATTATTGAACGCTCAAACAGAAcataagaagaaaagaatcCTTGAACAAATGTTCTACATCGTTTATTATGGATTCTCAGCTCCATTCGGCCTCTATATCATGTATCATTCAGACCTATGGTTTTTCAAAACAGCTCCCATGTACGAAACGTATCCAGATTTAACTAATCCgaaattattcaagatCTTTTACCTAGGTCAAGCTGCATTTTGGGCTCAACAAGCATGTGTCCTCGTGCTTCAATTGGAAAAACCAAGAAAAGATCACACAGAAATGATCTTCCATCATATCGTAACATTACTATTAGTTTGGGCCTCATACGTTTTCCATTTCACCAAAATGGGGCTAGCTGTTTACATCACTATGGATTTCTctgattttttcttatcactttcaaagatatttaattatttgGATTCCCCATTTACACCACCGGTATTCTTCATATTCGTAGTTTGTTGGATTTATCTACGTCATGTCGTCAATATTAGAATCCTTTGGTCTGTGTTAACTGAATTTAAGACTGTCGGTGATTATGTGTTGGATTTCGCTACTCAGCAATATAAATGTTGGATCTCTTTACCAATCGTTTTCGTTTTGATTGCAGCCTTACAATTGGTTAATTTGTACTGGCTATTCTTAATCTTTAGGATTTTATATAGAATGGTGTGGAAGGGTATAGTAGAGGATACAAGAAGTGATTCTGAATCAGATTCTGAAGAACCAACGACTCCAAGCGCTGATGAAAAGAAAGGACTCTGA